The following coding sequences are from one Shewanella eurypsychrophilus window:
- a CDS encoding DUF3624 domain-containing protein, whose product MACDNCLSSIYKQKIGRCKTCMWQLAILSLISWPLWWFLYSERVSHVESIALLFFCFSFTGLLLLHLIVLSYRLLTHRS is encoded by the coding sequence ATGGCCTGTGACAATTGCTTGTCATCTATTTATAAACAAAAAATAGGACGATGTAAGACCTGTATGTGGCAACTGGCAATACTGTCATTAATCAGCTGGCCACTTTGGTGGTTTCTCTATAGCGAACGAGTCTCTCATGTTGAGTCCATCGCCCTGCTGTTTTTCTGTTTCAGCTTCACAGGGCTTCTGCTGCTTCACCTCATCGTACTAAGCTATCGTTTACTTACTCATAGATCTTAA